From Streptomyces sp. Edi4, one genomic window encodes:
- a CDS encoding thioredoxin family protein, with protein MGDGGRGEGGRGLGEAELGAALGRRATLVQFSTAFCQPCRATRRTLAEVAAMVEGVAHVEIDAEERLELVRELGITATPTVLVLDAGGAIVRRASGRPRRVDVIAALGQAVPGP; from the coding sequence GTGGGAGACGGCGGACGGGGCGAGGGCGGGCGCGGGCTCGGCGAGGCCGAGTTGGGGGCGGCGCTGGGGCGGCGGGCCACCCTGGTGCAGTTCTCCACCGCCTTCTGCCAGCCCTGCCGGGCGACCCGGCGCACCCTGGCGGAGGTGGCCGCGATGGTGGAGGGCGTCGCCCATGTGGAGATCGACGCGGAGGAACGCCTTGAGCTCGTACGAGAACTCGGGATCACCGCGACCCCGACGGTGCTCGTGCTCGACGCGGGCGGGGCGATCGTGCGCAGGGCGAGCGGCCGGCCGCGCCGCGTGGATGTCATCGCCGCGCTCGGGCAGGCGGTGCCGGGCCCGTGA
- a CDS encoding SDR family oxidoreductase yields MNNGPLSGAVVAVAGAAGPAGRAALLRLAEAGAVVVGADADAERLASAVDAARYAHGGATVTGDTVDLLDLQATRDWADRIQKDFGRVDGVVHLVGGWRGSTSFPETDLADWELLEKLLVKTVQHTSLAFHDGLLRSDRGRFILVSQSGAHKPTANNAAYNAGKAAAEAWTLALGDAFRKAGAAEGADGPRAAAAILVIKALVHDAMRAERPNAKFAGFTDVTELAEAIAGVWDKPAQEVNGQRLWLTPKP; encoded by the coding sequence ATGAACAACGGACCTCTGAGCGGCGCGGTCGTCGCCGTGGCCGGCGCGGCGGGGCCCGCGGGCCGTGCGGCGCTGCTCCGGCTCGCGGAAGCGGGCGCGGTCGTCGTGGGCGCCGACGCGGATGCCGAGCGCCTGGCCTCGGCCGTGGACGCCGCGCGGTACGCGCACGGCGGGGCCACCGTCACCGGTGACACCGTCGACCTCCTCGACCTCCAGGCCACCCGGGACTGGGCCGACCGCATCCAGAAGGACTTCGGACGCGTGGACGGCGTGGTCCACCTCGTCGGCGGCTGGCGCGGCAGCACCTCCTTCCCCGAGACCGACCTGGCCGACTGGGAACTCCTGGAGAAGCTGCTGGTCAAGACGGTGCAGCACACCTCGCTCGCGTTCCACGACGGGCTGCTGCGCAGTGACAGGGGCCGCTTCATCCTGGTCAGCCAGTCCGGGGCGCACAAGCCCACCGCGAACAACGCCGCCTACAACGCGGGCAAGGCCGCCGCCGAGGCGTGGACGCTCGCGCTCGGCGACGCGTTCCGCAAGGCGGGGGCCGCCGAGGGCGCCGACGGGCCGCGCGCGGCTGCCGCGATCCTGGTGATCAAGGCGTTGGTGCACGACGCGATGCGCGCCGAGCGACCGAACGCGAAGTTCGCGGGCTTCACCGACGTCACGGAGCTGGCCGAGGCCATCGCCGGCGTCTGGGACAAGCCCGCCCAAGAAGTGAACGGACAGCGCCTGTGGCTGACCCCCAAGCCGTGA
- a CDS encoding phenylalanine--tRNA ligase beta subunit-related protein, whose amino-acid sequence MTLTLTVSDDVRALAPGFTHVAVEARGLLNAPSDEASSALLDDAGRRLAERLAGRAPHEDPHVAAWRAAYAAFGSKPNRTRNSAEALAKRALADGGLPRVNRLVDVYNAISVAHLVPVGGEDTDRIVGAMRLARATGEESFATVAGGEEVIEHPDAGEVVWCDDEGVTCRRWNWRQGVRTRLTEESVNALFLLEGMAPHCDLVTAGAELAGLLEKFSPGARVTVHSPVGAAGQE is encoded by the coding sequence ATGACGCTCACGCTCACCGTGTCCGACGACGTACGGGCCCTCGCACCCGGCTTCACGCATGTCGCCGTCGAGGCCCGCGGTCTGCTCAACGCGCCCAGCGACGAGGCGAGTTCGGCGCTGCTCGACGACGCCGGGCGCCGGCTCGCCGAGCGGCTGGCCGGCCGGGCCCCGCACGAGGACCCCCACGTGGCCGCCTGGCGCGCCGCGTACGCCGCCTTCGGCTCCAAGCCGAACCGCACCCGCAACTCCGCCGAAGCGCTCGCCAAGCGGGCCCTGGCCGACGGCGGGCTGCCGCGCGTCAACCGCCTCGTCGATGTCTACAACGCCATCAGCGTCGCCCACCTCGTGCCGGTCGGCGGCGAGGACACGGACCGCATCGTGGGGGCGATGCGCCTGGCGCGGGCCACCGGCGAGGAGTCCTTCGCCACCGTCGCCGGCGGCGAAGAGGTCATCGAGCACCCCGACGCGGGCGAAGTGGTGTGGTGCGACGACGAGGGCGTCACCTGCCGCCGCTGGAACTGGCGTCAGGGGGTGCGTACCCGGCTCACCGAGGAGAGCGTCAACGCGCTCTTCCTCCTGGAGGGCATGGCGCCGCACTGCGACCTCGTCACCGCCGGCGCCGAACTGGCCGGACTTTTGGAGAAGTTCAGCCCCGGGGCCCGGGTCACCGTGCACTCGCCGGTCGGCGCGGCCGGCCAGGAGTGA
- a CDS encoding PadR family transcriptional regulator has translation MTRPPSPHGPDTARPLPPTAWAVLGLLSFPGERTGYELKKWADASLRFFYWSPAISQIYAELRRLEALGYATSRRSGPEEPRAKRRYAITHAGRDALTAWANSPEASGPTVLKHPLVLRIWLGHLAAPRRLRARIMEHLARTEAELNDIRAALARAEDNEGWAHPRIALRWSELRELAELELARAMLADLDRLAPPQPAPQPAPRSAPPPTPQGGEPDNHDGWPGPG, from the coding sequence ATGACCAGGCCTCCTTCCCCCCACGGACCAGACACCGCGCGGCCGCTGCCGCCGACGGCATGGGCGGTGCTCGGGCTGCTCTCCTTCCCCGGCGAGCGGACCGGCTACGAGCTGAAGAAGTGGGCCGACGCGTCGCTGCGGTTCTTCTACTGGTCGCCGGCCATCAGCCAGATCTACGCCGAGCTGCGCCGCCTCGAAGCCCTCGGTTACGCCACGTCACGGCGTTCGGGGCCCGAGGAGCCGCGCGCCAAGCGGCGGTACGCGATCACCCACGCGGGCCGGGACGCGCTCACCGCGTGGGCAAACTCCCCCGAGGCGAGCGGCCCGACCGTCCTCAAGCACCCCCTTGTGCTGCGGATCTGGCTCGGCCACCTCGCGGCGCCCCGGCGGCTGCGCGCCCGGATCATGGAGCATCTGGCGCGCACCGAGGCGGAGTTGAACGACATACGGGCCGCGCTGGCCCGCGCCGAGGACAACGAGGGGTGGGCGCATCCGCGCATCGCGCTGCGCTGGAGCGAGCTGCGGGAGCTGGCCGAGCTGGAACTCGCGCGGGCCATGCTCGCCGACCTCGACCGCCTCGCGCCGCCCCAGCCGGCTCCCCAGCCGGCTCCCCGGTCGGCGCCCCCGCCGACGCCCCAGGGGGGAGAACCGGACAATCACGACGGGTGGCCGGGCCCGGGATGA
- a CDS encoding aldolase: MGQQEQVATSLAGVVSEEISASLVTVDQELARRYPGDPGTRQPVHTVYVPGDAFEAGTIRSWGDQALAALDEHAPDAAALAKVLGISDALAAPVYDRVRAKLTREPIEDLRVDFEDGYGPRPDAEEDGDAARAARLIAEAFANGTAAPYMGIRMKCMEAAVRDRGIRTTDVFLTTLMRHGGLPDGLVLTLPKVTYPEQVTAFVRLLAAFEKAHHLPEGRLGFEIQIETSQSILAADGTAAVARMIDAAQGRATGLHYGTFDYSACVGVSAAYQASDHPAADHAKAVMQVAAAGTGVRVSDGSTNVLPVGATEHVHEAWRLHYGLTRRALARAYYQGWDMHPGHLPTRYAAVYAFYREGLEQAAGRLAAYVAKTEGDVMDEPATAKALSGYLLRGLDCGALDTAEVGRLTGLTRADLDAFASPRRGVLTVTAP, from the coding sequence ATGGGTCAGCAGGAGCAGGTGGCGACGAGCCTCGCCGGCGTCGTGAGCGAGGAGATCAGCGCCTCGCTCGTCACCGTGGACCAGGAGCTCGCCCGCCGGTACCCGGGCGACCCCGGCACCCGCCAGCCCGTCCACACCGTCTACGTGCCCGGTGACGCCTTCGAGGCGGGCACCATCCGCTCCTGGGGCGACCAGGCGCTCGCCGCGCTCGACGAGCACGCCCCCGACGCCGCCGCCCTCGCCAAGGTCCTCGGCATCAGCGACGCGCTCGCCGCGCCCGTCTACGACCGGGTGCGCGCCAAGCTCACCCGCGAGCCCATCGAGGACCTGCGCGTCGACTTCGAGGACGGCTACGGCCCGCGCCCCGACGCCGAGGAGGACGGAGACGCCGCCCGCGCCGCCCGCCTCATCGCCGAAGCCTTCGCGAACGGCACCGCCGCGCCCTACATGGGCATCCGCATGAAGTGCATGGAAGCCGCCGTCCGCGACCGGGGCATCCGCACCACCGACGTCTTCCTCACCACGCTCATGCGCCACGGCGGCCTGCCCGACGGGCTCGTGCTCACCCTGCCGAAGGTGACCTACCCCGAGCAGGTCACCGCCTTCGTACGGCTGCTGGCCGCCTTCGAGAAGGCCCACCACCTGCCCGAAGGACGGCTCGGCTTCGAGATCCAGATCGAGACCAGCCAGTCCATCCTCGCCGCCGACGGCACCGCCGCCGTCGCCAGGATGATCGACGCCGCCCAGGGCCGCGCCACCGGGCTGCACTACGGCACCTTCGACTACAGCGCGTGCGTCGGCGTGTCCGCCGCCTACCAGGCCAGCGACCACCCGGCCGCCGACCACGCCAAAGCCGTCATGCAGGTGGCCGCCGCGGGGACCGGCGTACGCGTCTCGGACGGCTCCACCAACGTGCTGCCCGTCGGCGCCACCGAGCACGTCCACGAGGCCTGGCGCCTGCACTACGGCCTCACCCGCCGCGCCCTGGCCCGCGCCTACTACCAGGGCTGGGACATGCACCCGGGCCATCTGCCGACGCGTTACGCGGCCGTGTACGCCTTCTACCGCGAGGGCCTTGAGCAGGCGGCGGGACGCCTCGCCGCGTACGTCGCCAAGACGGAGGGCGACGTCATGGATGAGCCCGCCACCGCCAAGGCGCTCAGCGGCTACCTGCTGCGCGGCCTGGACTGCGGCGCCCTCGACACCGCGGAGGTGGGGCGCCTGACCGGTCTCACCCGCGCCGACCTGGACGCCTTCGCCTCGCCCCGGCGCGGGGTCCTCACCGTCACCGCCCCGTAG
- a CDS encoding lysophospholipid acyltransferase family protein, with translation MAELVYRPVIGAARAMFKALDLKIDTQGSENIPRTGGAVLVSNHISYLDFIFTGLAALPQKRLVRFMAKESVFRHKISGPLMRGMKHIPVDRTQGEDAYQHALASLRSGEVIGVFPEATISQSFTLKSFKSGAARLAQEAGVPLVPMALWGTQRIWTKGRPRNFRRSHIPVTIRVGEPVEAPADQYAGAITRRLRERCQELLEAAQRAYPVRPRDAGDTWWVPAHLGGTAPTAEQVKSREATG, from the coding sequence ATGGCAGAACTCGTCTATCGACCGGTCATCGGCGCCGCCCGCGCGATGTTCAAGGCGCTCGACCTGAAGATCGACACCCAGGGTTCGGAGAACATCCCGCGCACCGGCGGGGCAGTGCTCGTCAGCAACCACATCAGCTATCTCGACTTCATCTTCACGGGTCTTGCCGCCCTGCCGCAGAAGCGGCTCGTGCGGTTCATGGCCAAGGAGTCGGTGTTCCGGCACAAGATCTCCGGCCCGCTGATGCGCGGCATGAAGCACATCCCGGTCGACCGCACGCAGGGTGAGGACGCCTACCAGCACGCGCTCGCCTCGCTGCGGTCCGGCGAAGTGATCGGCGTGTTCCCGGAGGCGACGATCTCGCAGTCGTTCACGCTGAAGAGCTTCAAGTCGGGCGCCGCGAGGCTGGCCCAGGAGGCCGGGGTGCCGCTGGTCCCGATGGCGCTGTGGGGCACCCAGCGGATCTGGACCAAGGGCCGCCCGCGCAACTTCAGGCGCAGCCACATTCCCGTCACCATCCGCGTCGGCGAGCCCGTGGAGGCACCCGCCGACCAGTACGCGGGGGCCATCACGCGGCGGCTGCGCGAGCGCTGCCAGGAGCTCCTGGAAGCGGCCCAGCGCGCCTACCCCGTCCGCCCCAGGGACGCCGGCGACACCTGGTGGGTGCCGGCGCACCTCGGCGGCACGGCCCCGACGGCCGAGCAGGTCAAGAGCCGTGAGGCGACGGGCTGA
- a CDS encoding transglutaminase family protein: MELIQRDPQLSAYLGADDVVDHEHPLVRETAARLAAATTGAYAYAEAAYTFVRDEIPHSQDSGDIEVTWRASDVLAWRTGICCAKSHALAALLRAEGIPAALCYQRLADDGGSNPLVHGLVALRLPGTGAWARVDARGNKPGVHAQFSLDEERLAWKVRPEFGEVDYPVLYDVPHPAVTDALKAAPDRPSLWPIYPTEL, from the coding sequence ATGGAGCTCATCCAGCGCGACCCTCAACTCTCCGCCTACCTCGGTGCGGACGACGTCGTCGACCATGAACACCCTCTGGTGCGCGAGACGGCCGCCCGCCTGGCGGCCGCGACCACCGGCGCATACGCATACGCCGAAGCCGCTTACACCTTCGTCCGGGACGAGATACCGCACTCCCAGGACTCTGGCGACATCGAGGTGACGTGGCGGGCCTCCGACGTGCTCGCGTGGCGTACCGGCATCTGCTGTGCCAAGTCGCACGCCCTGGCCGCGCTGCTGCGTGCCGAAGGGATCCCCGCCGCCCTCTGCTACCAGCGGCTCGCCGATGACGGCGGATCGAACCCGCTCGTGCACGGTCTGGTCGCGCTACGGCTGCCGGGGACCGGCGCCTGGGCGCGCGTGGATGCCCGGGGCAACAAGCCGGGCGTCCACGCCCAGTTCTCCCTCGACGAGGAACGGCTGGCGTGGAAGGTGCGACCGGAGTTCGGTGAAGTGGACTATCCAGTACTTTATGATGTACCCCACCCGGCGGTCACGGACGCGCTGAAAGCCGCGCCCGACCGGCCGTCACTGTGGCCGATTTATCCGACCGAACTGTGA
- a CDS encoding electron transfer flavoprotein subunit beta/FixA family protein, translated as MSLRIVVCVKYVPDATGDRHFADDLTVDRDDVDGLLSELDEYAVEQALQIADEADDAEITVLTVGPEDAKDALRKALSMGADKAVHVEDDDLHGTDVIGTSLVLAKAVEKTGYDLVICGMASTDGTMGVLPALLAERLGVPQVTLLSEVSVEGGTVKGRRDGDAASEQLEAALPAVVSVTDQSGEARYPSFKGIMAAKKKPVESLDLGDLDLEADEVGLEGSWTAVDSAAARPARTAGTIVKDEGEGGKQLAEFLASQKFI; from the coding sequence GTGAGCTTGAGGATCGTTGTCTGTGTGAAGTACGTGCCCGACGCCACCGGCGACCGGCACTTCGCCGATGACCTGACCGTCGACCGCGACGACGTCGACGGCCTCCTTTCGGAGCTCGACGAGTACGCGGTCGAGCAGGCACTGCAGATCGCCGACGAGGCGGACGACGCGGAGATCACCGTGCTGACCGTCGGCCCCGAGGACGCCAAGGACGCGCTGCGCAAGGCGCTCTCCATGGGCGCCGACAAGGCCGTCCACGTCGAGGACGACGACCTGCACGGCACCGACGTGATCGGCACCTCGCTGGTCCTGGCCAAGGCCGTCGAGAAGACCGGCTACGACCTGGTCATCTGCGGCATGGCGTCCACCGACGGCACCATGGGCGTGCTTCCCGCGCTGCTCGCGGAGCGCCTGGGCGTCCCCCAGGTCACGCTGCTCTCCGAGGTCTCGGTCGAGGGCGGCACCGTCAAGGGCCGCCGCGACGGCGACGCCGCGTCCGAGCAGCTTGAGGCCGCGCTGCCGGCCGTCGTGTCCGTGACGGACCAGTCGGGCGAGGCCCGCTACCCGTCCTTCAAGGGCATCATGGCCGCCAAGAAGAAGCCGGTGGAGTCCCTGGACCTGGGCGACCTGGACCTGGAGGCCGACGAGGTCGGTCTCGAAGGCTCCTGGACCGCCGTCGACTCCGCGGCCGCGCGCCCGGCCCGCACCGCCGGCACGATCGTCAAGGACGAGGGCGAGGGCGGCAAGCAGCTGGCCGAGTTCCTCGCGAGCCAGAAGTTCATCTGA
- a CDS encoding flavin reductase family protein encodes MTASPELGTPQTVTPELFKSVFRQHAAGVAVITAQRGGRPVGFTATSLNSVAAEPPLISFGIGTGSSSWPVVAEAEYVGVHILGEHQRELAATFARSGADRFGPATDWRPGPEGVPVLDGVLAYLVCRVVARVPAGDHRIVLARAVAGDPAGAGRPLLYHQGRFNALRD; translated from the coding sequence ATGACGGCCTCGCCCGAGCTCGGTACCCCTCAGACAGTCACGCCCGAACTGTTCAAGTCGGTCTTCCGTCAGCACGCCGCCGGTGTCGCGGTGATCACCGCCCAGCGCGGCGGCCGCCCCGTCGGCTTCACCGCCACCTCGCTCAACTCCGTCGCCGCCGAACCGCCGTTGATCTCGTTCGGGATCGGCACCGGCTCCTCCAGCTGGCCCGTCGTCGCCGAGGCGGAGTACGTGGGCGTGCACATACTGGGCGAGCACCAGAGGGAGCTGGCCGCCACCTTCGCCCGCAGCGGCGCCGACCGCTTCGGCCCGGCCACCGACTGGCGCCCGGGGCCCGAGGGTGTGCCCGTACTCGATGGTGTTCTGGCCTATCTGGTGTGCCGGGTGGTGGCGCGCGTTCCGGCCGGCGACCACCGGATCGTGCTGGCCCGGGCGGTCGCCGGCGACCCCGCGGGCGCGGGGCGTCCGCTGCTCTACCACCAGGGCCGCTTCAACGCGCTGCGCGACTGA
- a CDS encoding DUF6421 family protein, which produces MTEILVQDPAVGGAAAGPRVIDHPAWPALKNAVEQIRPWQSKDGSIDFDAEGAPLRAVVEATVDQVISAVVELSPLLPHDEAYHRALVADLRKWADSAFDVPDFLDSLMSFHPAADRADGLQRLVVFPMYTQNGNPDRNLEAVVLRMVWPQWLAELEATRYDNPLFCGITFEDFTAGYDTHSAVLFPETIAVREAPERFTWGGIFCDREAARFRAVTGAAVDILGLQLPEDIQEMVTDQERCEKAFVLWDLIHDRTHSHGDLPFDPFMIKQRQPFWMYGLEELRCDLTAFKEAVKLDAEGNRHGRDVQYAVLFDRMFRFPVSGDRVRNYDGLGGQLLFAYLHKHDVVRWTDNKLHIDWDRAPGVTNQLCAEIEKLYRDGIDRPKLVHWFAAYDLVSTYLAPHPGSRWAKGPDALDLTQPPRKLVDDVLADEFPLSMFYEALAKKLKNVIASTKGITAASAQAEAAA; this is translated from the coding sequence ATGACGGAAATTCTTGTGCAGGACCCGGCCGTGGGGGGCGCGGCAGCCGGCCCTCGGGTGATCGACCACCCCGCTTGGCCCGCGCTCAAGAACGCCGTCGAGCAGATCCGGCCCTGGCAGTCCAAGGACGGATCCATCGACTTCGACGCCGAGGGCGCCCCGCTCCGCGCGGTCGTGGAGGCCACCGTCGACCAGGTGATATCGGCCGTCGTGGAGCTCTCGCCGCTGCTGCCGCACGACGAGGCCTACCACCGCGCGCTCGTCGCCGACCTGCGCAAGTGGGCCGACAGCGCCTTCGACGTGCCGGACTTCCTGGACTCGCTGATGTCCTTCCACCCAGCCGCCGACCGCGCCGACGGACTCCAGCGCCTCGTGGTCTTCCCCATGTACACGCAGAACGGCAACCCCGACCGCAACCTCGAAGCGGTCGTGCTGCGCATGGTGTGGCCGCAGTGGCTCGCCGAGCTCGAGGCCACCCGCTACGACAATCCGTTGTTCTGCGGCATCACCTTCGAGGACTTCACCGCGGGCTACGACACCCACTCGGCGGTCCTCTTCCCCGAGACCATCGCCGTGCGCGAGGCCCCCGAGCGCTTCACCTGGGGCGGCATCTTCTGCGACCGCGAAGCGGCCCGCTTCCGCGCCGTCACCGGCGCGGCCGTGGACATCCTCGGGCTCCAACTCCCGGAGGACATCCAGGAGATGGTGACCGACCAGGAGCGCTGCGAGAAGGCCTTCGTGCTCTGGGACCTGATCCACGACCGCACCCACAGCCACGGCGACCTGCCGTTCGACCCGTTCATGATCAAGCAGCGCCAGCCGTTCTGGATGTACGGCCTCGAAGAGCTGCGCTGCGACCTCACCGCCTTCAAGGAGGCCGTGAAACTGGACGCCGAGGGCAACCGGCACGGCCGCGACGTGCAGTACGCGGTGCTCTTCGACCGGATGTTCCGCTTCCCGGTCTCCGGCGACCGCGTCCGCAACTACGACGGTCTCGGCGGCCAGCTGCTCTTCGCCTACCTGCACAAGCACGACGTGGTGCGCTGGACGGACAACAAGCTGCACATCGACTGGGACCGCGCCCCGGGGGTCACCAACCAGCTGTGCGCCGAGATCGAGAAGCTGTACCGCGACGGCATCGACCGGCCCAAGCTGGTCCACTGGTTCGCGGCGTACGACCTGGTCTCCACCTACCTCGCCCCGCACCCCGGATCGCGCTGGGCCAAGGGCCCCGACGCCCTGGACCTGACGCAGCCGCCCCGTAAGCTCGTCGACGACGTGCTTGCCGACGAGTTTCCGCTCAGCATGTTCTATGAGGCGCTTGCCAAGAAGCTGAAGAACGTGATCGCCTCCACCAAGGGGATCACCGCCGCTTCCGCCCAGGCCGAGGCCGCCGCGTGA
- a CDS encoding electron transfer flavoprotein subunit alpha/FixB family protein, with the protein MAEVLVYVDHVDGAVRKPTLELLTLARRIGEPVAVALGAGAENTAAALAEHGAVKVLTADAPEFADYLVVPKVDALKAAYDAVSAGGSLAAVLVPSSAEGKEIAARLALRIGSGIITDAVDLEAGDEGPVATQSAFAASFTTKSRVSKGTPVITVKPNSAAVEAAPAAGAVEALSVTFSDLATGTKVTSRTPRESTGRPELTEAAIVVSGGRGVNGAENFAVIEALADSLGAAVGASRAAVDAGWYPHSNQVGQTGKSVSPQLYIANGISGAIQHRAGMQTSKTIVAVNKDAEAPIFDLVDYGVVGDLFQVVPQLTEEVNSRKG; encoded by the coding sequence ATGGCTGAAGTTCTGGTCTACGTCGACCACGTGGACGGCGCCGTCCGCAAGCCCACCCTCGAACTGCTGACGCTTGCCCGCCGCATCGGCGAGCCCGTCGCCGTCGCGCTCGGCGCCGGCGCCGAGAACACCGCCGCCGCGCTCGCCGAGCACGGCGCGGTCAAGGTCCTCACCGCCGACGCCCCCGAGTTCGCCGACTACCTCGTCGTACCGAAGGTGGACGCGCTCAAGGCCGCGTACGACGCGGTGTCCGCCGGGGGCTCCCTGGCCGCCGTGCTCGTCCCGTCCTCCGCCGAGGGCAAGGAGATCGCCGCCCGCCTCGCGCTGCGCATCGGCTCCGGCATCATCACCGACGCCGTCGACCTTGAGGCCGGCGACGAGGGCCCGGTGGCCACGCAGTCCGCGTTCGCCGCCTCCTTCACCACCAAGTCCCGTGTCTCCAAGGGCACCCCGGTCATCACGGTCAAGCCGAACTCGGCCGCCGTCGAGGCCGCCCCGGCCGCCGGCGCGGTCGAGGCCCTGTCGGTCACCTTCTCCGATCTGGCCACCGGCACCAAGGTCACCTCGCGCACCCCGCGCGAGTCGACCGGCCGCCCCGAGCTGACCGAGGCCGCGATCGTGGTCTCCGGCGGCCGAGGCGTCAACGGCGCCGAGAACTTCGCCGTGATCGAGGCCCTTGCCGATTCGCTCGGCGCGGCCGTCGGCGCCTCGCGCGCCGCCGTGGACGCGGGCTGGTACCCGCACTCCAACCAGGTCGGCCAGACCGGCAAGTCCGTCTCGCCCCAGCTCTACATCGCCAACGGCATCTCCGGCGCCATCCAGCACCGGGCCGGCATGCAGACCTCGAAGACCATCGTGGCCGTCAACAAGGACGCCGAGGCCCCGATCTTCGACCTGGTCGACTACGGCGTCGTCGGCGACCTGTTCCAGGTCGTCCCGCAGCTGACCGAAGAGGTCAACTCCCGCAAGGGCTGA
- a CDS encoding low specificity L-threonine aldolase, with translation MRTDARAHHDPAVRGFASDNYAGAHPEVLAAIALANGGHQIAYGEDEYTEHLQRVIHSHFGADAEAFPVFNGTGANVTALQALTDRWGAVVCAESAHINVDEGGAPERMAGLKLLTVATPDGKLTPELIDRQAWGWEDEHRAMPQVVSITQNTELGTVYTPDEVKAICDHAHERGMKVHLDGARISNAAASLNVPMRAFTNAVGVDVLSYGGTKNGMLFGEAIVVVNPDAVRQMKHIRKMSMQLASKMRFVSVQLEALLAKDLWLRNARHANAMAARLAEGVRQIDGVEILYEVQANAVFARLPHDVSERLQKRYRFYFWDEAAGDVRWMCSFDTTEDDVDGFLQALKEEMAR, from the coding sequence GTGAGGACGGACGCCCGAGCGCACCACGACCCGGCGGTGCGCGGGTTCGCCAGCGACAACTACGCCGGCGCCCACCCCGAAGTCCTCGCCGCCATCGCCCTCGCCAACGGCGGTCACCAGATCGCCTACGGCGAGGACGAGTACACCGAGCACCTTCAGCGCGTCATCCACAGCCACTTCGGCGCGGACGCCGAGGCCTTCCCGGTCTTCAACGGGACCGGCGCCAACGTCACCGCGCTCCAGGCGCTGACCGACCGCTGGGGCGCCGTGGTGTGCGCGGAGAGCGCGCACATCAACGTGGACGAGGGCGGCGCCCCCGAGCGGATGGCCGGGCTCAAGCTGCTCACCGTGGCCACCCCCGACGGCAAGCTGACGCCCGAGCTCATCGACCGCCAGGCCTGGGGCTGGGAGGACGAGCACCGGGCGATGCCGCAGGTCGTCTCGATCACCCAGAACACCGAGCTGGGCACGGTCTACACGCCCGACGAGGTCAAGGCGATCTGCGACCACGCCCACGAGCGCGGCATGAAGGTCCATCTCGACGGCGCGCGGATATCCAACGCGGCCGCTTCCCTGAACGTGCCGATGCGGGCGTTCACCAACGCGGTCGGCGTGGACGTGCTGTCGTACGGCGGCACCAAGAACGGGATGCTCTTCGGCGAGGCGATCGTCGTCGTCAACCCCGACGCGGTCCGCCAGATGAAGCACATCCGCAAGATGTCCATGCAGCTGGCCTCCAAGATGCGTTTCGTGTCGGTGCAGCTGGAGGCGCTGCTCGCCAAGGACCTGTGGCTGCGCAACGCCCGCCACGCCAACGCGATGGCCGCCCGCCTCGCCGAGGGCGTGCGTCAGATCGACGGCGTGGAGATCCTGTACGAGGTGCAGGCCAACGCGGTGTTCGCGCGCCTGCCGCACGATGTCAGCGAGCGGCTTCAGAAGCGCTACCGCTTCTACTTCTGGGACGAGGCGGCCGGCGACGTCCGCTGGATGTGCTCCTTCGACACCACCGAGGACGACGTGGACGGCTTCCTCCAGGCGCTGAAGGAAGAAATGGCGCGTTAG